From one Streptomyces sp. R41 genomic stretch:
- a CDS encoding SigE family RNA polymerase sigma factor, which produces MAHGEVLEFEEYVRTRQDALLRSARRLVPDPVDAQDLLQTALVRTYGRWDGIADKRLADAYLRRVMINTRTEWWRARKLEEVPTEQLPDASVDDSTEQHADRALLMDIMKVLAPKQRSVVVLRHWEQMSTEETAAALGMSAGTVKSTLHRALARLREELESRDYEERGARALEPSEERERCAA; this is translated from the coding sequence ATGGCGCACGGCGAGGTGCTCGAATTCGAGGAGTACGTCCGCACTCGGCAGGACGCGCTGCTGCGCAGTGCCCGCCGCCTGGTCCCCGACCCGGTCGACGCCCAGGACCTGCTGCAGACCGCGCTCGTACGGACGTACGGCCGCTGGGACGGCATCGCGGACAAGCGCCTGGCCGACGCGTATCTGCGTCGCGTGATGATCAATACGCGCACCGAGTGGTGGCGGGCCCGGAAGCTGGAGGAGGTCCCGACCGAGCAGCTGCCGGACGCGTCCGTCGACGACTCCACCGAGCAGCACGCGGACCGCGCGCTTCTCATGGACATCATGAAGGTGCTCGCTCCCAAGCAGCGCAGTGTCGTGGTGCTGCGACACTGGGAGCAGATGTCCACGGAGGAGACGGCCGCCGCGCTTGGCATGTCGGCCGGAACGGTCAAGAGCACGCTGCACCGGGCGCTGGCCCGGCTCCGCGAGGAGCTGGAGAGCCGGGACTACGAGGAGCGCGGCGCCCGCGCGCTCGAACCGAGTGAGGAGCGGGAGCGTTGCGCGGCCTAG
- a CDS encoding glycosyl hydrolase produces MRVNKKVAATASALMMTTGLLAMAGSTTASAADGCNNNGGRTVQEVIGARGQGIELRVNGSGDGTCAWGRIVVGDVGMHVWVDRSSDGGRTWEPQLGWREIESGGSVWTEAWRDRNGQLMRACGDSGYNTTIHCTKWY; encoded by the coding sequence ATGCGCGTGAACAAGAAGGTCGCGGCCACGGCTTCGGCGTTGATGATGACCACCGGCCTGCTGGCCATGGCCGGCTCCACCACGGCCAGCGCCGCCGACGGCTGCAACAACAACGGCGGCAGGACCGTCCAGGAAGTGATCGGGGCGCGCGGCCAGGGCATCGAGCTGCGGGTGAACGGGTCCGGGGACGGCACTTGCGCCTGGGGCCGGATCGTCGTCGGTGACGTCGGGATGCACGTCTGGGTGGACCGCAGCAGCGACGGCGGCCGCACCTGGGAGCCGCAGCTCGGCTGGCGGGAGATCGAGAGCGGCGGCAGCGTCTGGACCGAGGCCTGGCGCGACCGCAACGGCCAGCTGATGCGGGCCTGCGGCGACTCGGGCTACAACACGACGATCCACTGCACCAAGTGGTACTAG
- the cseB gene encoding two-component system response regulator CseB, producing MAEQTHVLFVEDDDVIREATQLALERDGFAVTAMPDGLSGLEAFRADRPDIALLDVMVPGLDGVSLCRRIRDESTVPVIMLSARADSIDVVLGLEAGADDYVTKPFDGAVLVARIRAVLRRFGHANGGAHATEGASSVDGGVLAFGDLEIDTEGMEVLKGGTPVALTPTEMRLLLEFSSAPGTVLSRDKLLERVWDYGWGGDTRVVDVHVQRLRTKIGQDRIETVRGFGYKLKA from the coding sequence ATGGCAGAGCAGACCCACGTCCTGTTCGTCGAGGACGACGACGTCATCCGCGAGGCCACGCAGCTCGCCCTGGAGCGCGACGGCTTCGCGGTCACGGCCATGCCCGACGGACTGTCCGGCCTGGAGGCGTTCCGCGCCGACCGCCCCGACATCGCCCTGCTGGATGTCATGGTGCCCGGACTCGACGGTGTCTCGCTGTGCCGCCGTATCCGTGACGAGTCGACCGTCCCCGTGATCATGCTGTCCGCCCGCGCCGACTCCATCGACGTCGTGCTCGGCCTGGAGGCGGGGGCCGACGACTACGTGACCAAGCCCTTCGACGGAGCCGTCCTGGTCGCCCGCATCCGCGCCGTGCTGCGCCGCTTCGGACACGCCAACGGCGGCGCCCACGCGACCGAGGGCGCCTCGTCCGTCGACGGCGGGGTGCTCGCCTTCGGCGACCTGGAGATCGACACCGAGGGCATGGAGGTACTCAAGGGCGGTACGCCGGTGGCGCTCACGCCCACCGAGATGCGGCTGCTGCTGGAGTTCTCGTCCGCGCCGGGTACGGTGCTGAGCCGCGACAAGCTGCTCGAACGTGTGTGGGACTACGGCTGGGGCGGAGACACCCGGGTCGTCGACGTCCATGTGCAGCGGCTGCGCACGAAGATCGGCCAGGACCGGATCGAGACGGTCCGCGGCTTCGGCTACAAGTTGAAGGCCTGA
- a CDS encoding VOC family protein: MIKGLAISTVWVLDQDRAKEFYTQKLGLEVRTDMTMGDGGMRWLTVGAENQPEVELTLMVPGPPAMDPESAEMMKKLVAKGVLGAGALTTDDIQGDYKKLKDRGVEFLQEPQERPYGTEAVFRDDSGNWFSFTQPREGGLDLEKDWGC; encoded by the coding sequence ATGATCAAGGGACTCGCCATTTCGACCGTCTGGGTCCTCGACCAGGACCGGGCCAAGGAGTTCTACACCCAGAAGCTCGGCCTCGAAGTCCGTACGGACATGACGATGGGCGACGGCGGCATGCGCTGGCTCACCGTCGGCGCCGAGAACCAGCCCGAGGTCGAGCTGACGCTCATGGTGCCCGGACCGCCCGCGATGGACCCCGAGTCCGCCGAGATGATGAAGAAGCTCGTGGCCAAGGGCGTGCTCGGTGCGGGCGCGCTGACCACCGACGACATCCAGGGGGACTACAAGAAGCTCAAGGACCGCGGTGTGGAGTTCCTGCAAGAGCCGCAGGAGCGGCCGTACGGGACGGAAGCGGTGTTCCGCGACGACTCCGGAAACTGGTTCTCGTTCACCCAGCCGCGAGAGGGCGGGCTCGACCTGGAGAAGGACTGGGGCTGCTGA
- the cseC gene encoding two-component system sensor histidine kinase CseC, with translation MSIRTGIRWKLSAAIALVGALVAIALSLVVHNAARVSMLDNSRDLADERIQLAQRMYGPGRQPPFGAKIDDPAIPADLLAKVSEGRRATYVSDGPNGVPDIWAAVPLRDGRVLSWHERFTDRNADVMKDLDQALIIGSIAVVFGGSALGVLIGGQLSRRLRKAASAANRVAKGETDVRVRDAIGGVVRDETDDLARAVDAMADALQQRIEAERRVTADIAHELRTPVTGLLTAAELLPPGRPTELVRDRAQAMRTLVEDVLEVARLDGASERAELQDIMLGEFVSRRVAAKDADVEVRVVHESEVTTDPRRLERVLFNLLANASRHGKPPIEVTVEGRVIRVRDHGPGFPEALLAEGPSRFRTGSTDRAGHGHGLGLTIAAGQARVLGARLTFRNVRPAGAPDDVPAEGAVAVLWLPEHAPTNTGSYPMLPASGK, from the coding sequence GTGAGCATCCGTACCGGCATCCGGTGGAAGCTCAGCGCGGCCATCGCCCTGGTCGGCGCCCTGGTCGCGATCGCACTGAGCCTGGTCGTGCACAACGCGGCGCGCGTGTCGATGCTCGACAACTCGCGCGACCTGGCGGACGAGCGCATCCAGCTCGCCCAGCGCATGTACGGGCCGGGCCGGCAGCCCCCCTTCGGGGCCAAGATCGACGACCCGGCCATCCCGGCGGACCTGCTGGCGAAGGTCTCGGAGGGCCGCCGGGCCACCTATGTGTCCGACGGCCCGAACGGGGTGCCCGACATCTGGGCCGCCGTACCGCTCAGGGACGGCAGGGTGCTGTCCTGGCACGAGCGGTTCACGGACCGCAACGCGGACGTCATGAAGGACCTCGACCAGGCGCTGATCATCGGCTCCATCGCGGTCGTCTTCGGCGGCAGCGCGCTCGGCGTACTCATCGGCGGCCAGCTCTCGCGCCGGCTGCGCAAGGCCGCGTCCGCCGCGAACCGGGTCGCCAAGGGCGAGACCGACGTACGGGTACGGGACGCGATCGGCGGTGTGGTGCGCGACGAGACCGACGACCTCGCGCGTGCCGTGGACGCCATGGCGGACGCGCTCCAGCAGCGCATCGAGGCCGAGCGCCGGGTGACCGCGGACATCGCGCACGAGCTGCGTACGCCGGTGACCGGGTTGCTGACGGCGGCGGAGCTCCTGCCGCCCGGCCGCCCCACCGAACTGGTCCGGGACCGGGCGCAGGCCATGCGCACCCTCGTCGAGGACGTCCTGGAGGTCGCCCGGCTCGACGGGGCGTCAGAGCGGGCCGAGCTGCAGGACATCATGCTCGGCGAGTTCGTGTCGCGGCGCGTGGCCGCCAAGGACGCGGACGTCGAGGTGCGCGTGGTGCACGAGTCCGAGGTCACGACGGACCCGCGCCGTCTGGAGCGCGTTCTGTTCAACCTGCTCGCGAACGCCTCCCGGCACGGCAAACCGCCCATCGAGGTCACCGTCGAGGGCCGCGTCATCCGCGTCCGCGACCATGGTCCCGGCTTCCCCGAGGCCCTCCTCGCCGAGGGCCCGAGCCGCTTCCGCACGGGCAGCACCGACCGCGCGGGCCACGGCCACGGCCTGGGCCTGACCATCGCCGCGGGCCAGGCCCGGGTGCTCGGCGCCCGGCTGACCTTCCGCAACGTACGGCCCGCCGGGGCACCGGACGACGTACCCGCCGAGGGCGCGGTCGCGGTGCTGTGGCTGCCGGAGCACGCGCCGACGAACACGGGGAGCTATCCGATGCTGCCGGCGTCGGGGAAGTAG
- a CDS encoding A/G-specific adenine glycosylase gives MTAPTKPTQNAPGEPLHTPVIAWFEEHARDLPWRRPDAGPWGVMVSEFMLQQTPVNRVLPVYEQWLARWPRPADLAKEAPGEAVRAWGRLGYPRRALRLHGAAVAITERHAGDVPTQHAQLLALPGIGEYTAAAVASFAYGQRHAVLDTNVRRVFARAVTGVQYPPNATTAAERKLARALLPESEHTASRWAAASMELGALVCTAKNETCDRCPIATQCAWRLAGKPEHEGPARRGQTYAGTDRQVRGKLLAVLREAVVPVPQAALDRVWDEPVQRARALDGLVADGLVEPLPGGLYRLPLT, from the coding sequence ATGACTGCACCCACCAAGCCCACCCAAAACGCCCCCGGCGAGCCCCTGCACACCCCCGTCATCGCCTGGTTCGAGGAGCACGCCCGCGACCTCCCCTGGCGGCGCCCCGACGCCGGCCCCTGGGGAGTGATGGTCAGCGAGTTCATGCTGCAGCAGACCCCGGTGAACCGCGTCCTGCCCGTGTACGAGCAGTGGCTGGCCCGCTGGCCCCGCCCCGCCGACCTGGCGAAGGAAGCCCCGGGCGAGGCTGTCCGCGCCTGGGGCCGTCTCGGCTACCCGCGACGCGCGCTGCGCCTGCACGGCGCGGCGGTGGCCATAACGGAGCGGCACGCCGGCGACGTACCGACGCAGCACGCCCAGTTGCTGGCGCTGCCCGGGATCGGGGAGTACACGGCCGCGGCGGTCGCGTCGTTCGCGTACGGGCAGCGGCATGCCGTGCTCGACACGAACGTCCGGCGCGTCTTCGCCCGCGCCGTCACCGGCGTGCAGTACCCGCCGAACGCCACCACGGCCGCCGAGCGCAAGCTCGCCCGCGCGCTGCTCCCCGAGAGCGAGCACACGGCGTCCCGCTGGGCCGCCGCCTCCATGGAACTCGGCGCGCTCGTCTGCACGGCGAAGAACGAGACCTGCGACCGCTGCCCGATCGCCACGCAGTGCGCCTGGCGGCTGGCGGGCAAGCCGGAGCACGAGGGGCCGGCGAGGCGCGGACAGACGTACGCGGGTACGGACAGGCAGGTCCGCGGGAAGCTCCTCGCCGTACTCAGAGAAGCCGTCGTACCCGTTCCGCAGGCGGCCCTGGACCGCGTATGGGACGAACCGGTACAGCGGGCCCGCGCGCTCGACGGTCTCGTCGCCGACGGACTCGTGGAACCGCTCCCGGGCGGTCTGTATCGGCTGCCGTTGACATAG
- a CDS encoding MDR family MFS transporter, with translation MADNTETVAQTEKQSVEQTDKQPRSVRVVLFALMIAMLLAMLDNMIVGTAMPTIVGELGGLEHLSWVVTAYTLATAASTPIWGKLGDMYGRKGAFMTSIVLFLIGSALSGMAQDMGQLIGFRAIQGLGAGGLMVGVMAIIGDLIPPRERGKYQGMMAGVMAFAMILGPLVGGTITDHWGWRWSFYINLPLGVVALIAVSVVLHLPKKRVDAKIDYLGAGLLALGISSIVLVTTWGGSEYAWGSARIMELIGIGVAALVGFVFWQTKAAAPVVPLHIFKSRNFTLMSIIGFITGFVMFGAVLFLPLYQQSVQGASATNSGLLLLPMLGAMLAVSMVAGRVTTNSGRYKIFPLVGSVLMIAGLFLLAQMDTETTRLTSGLYMAVLGAGMGCLMQITMLVAQNSVEMKDMGVASSSTTLFRTLGSSFGVAIMGALFNHRVQDVMAERAGAIGSKVTEQSAQLDAASLAKLPTVAREAYQHAVSSGTHSAFLLGSVVAVVALVAAVFVKEVPLKGAGPAAPEPADDVSAKEAVAETV, from the coding sequence GTTCGCGCTCATGATCGCCATGCTGCTGGCGATGCTCGACAACATGATCGTGGGCACGGCGATGCCGACGATCGTCGGCGAACTGGGCGGCCTCGAGCACCTGTCCTGGGTGGTCACCGCGTACACGCTCGCCACCGCCGCCTCCACCCCGATCTGGGGCAAGCTCGGCGACATGTACGGGCGCAAGGGCGCCTTCATGACCTCGATCGTGCTCTTCCTGATCGGCTCCGCGCTGAGCGGCATGGCCCAGGACATGGGGCAGCTCATCGGCTTCCGTGCCATTCAGGGCCTCGGTGCCGGTGGTCTGATGGTCGGCGTCATGGCGATCATCGGCGACCTGATTCCGCCGCGGGAGCGCGGCAAGTACCAGGGCATGATGGCCGGCGTGATGGCGTTCGCCATGATCCTCGGACCGCTGGTCGGCGGCACCATCACCGACCACTGGGGCTGGCGCTGGTCCTTCTACATCAACCTGCCCCTCGGCGTCGTCGCGCTGATCGCCGTCAGTGTCGTACTGCACCTGCCGAAGAAGCGGGTCGACGCGAAGATCGACTACCTCGGTGCCGGACTGCTGGCCCTCGGTATCTCGTCCATCGTGCTGGTCACCACCTGGGGCGGCTCCGAGTACGCCTGGGGCTCCGCCCGGATCATGGAGCTGATCGGGATCGGCGTCGCCGCGCTCGTGGGCTTCGTCTTCTGGCAGACCAAGGCCGCCGCGCCGGTCGTGCCGCTGCACATCTTCAAGAGCCGCAACTTCACGCTGATGTCGATCATCGGCTTCATCACCGGCTTCGTGATGTTCGGCGCGGTGCTTTTCCTGCCGCTGTACCAGCAGTCCGTGCAGGGCGCGTCCGCCACCAACTCCGGGCTGCTGCTCCTGCCGATGCTCGGCGCGATGCTCGCCGTCTCGATGGTCGCCGGGCGGGTCACCACCAACAGCGGCCGCTACAAGATCTTCCCGCTCGTCGGCAGCGTACTGATGATCGCGGGGCTGTTCCTGCTCGCGCAGATGGACACCGAGACGACCCGCCTCACGTCCGGGCTGTACATGGCGGTACTCGGCGCGGGCATGGGCTGCCTCATGCAGATCACCATGCTGGTCGCGCAGAACAGCGTCGAGATGAAGGACATGGGCGTCGCGTCCTCGTCCACCACCCTCTTCCGTACGCTCGGCTCGTCCTTCGGCGTCGCGATCATGGGTGCGCTGTTCAACCACCGGGTGCAGGACGTGATGGCCGAGCGGGCCGGGGCGATCGGGTCCAAGGTGACCGAGCAGTCCGCGCAGCTCGACGCCGCCAGCCTGGCGAAGCTGCCGACCGTGGCGCGGGAGGCCTACCAGCACGCGGTGTCCTCCGGTACGCACTCCGCGTTCCTGCTCGGGTCCGTGGTGGCTGTGGTCGCGCTGGTCGCGGCGGTGTTCGTGAAGGAGGTTCCGCTGAAGGGGGCGGGGCCGGCTGCGCCGGAGCCCGCGGATGACGTGTCGGCCAAGGAGGCCGTGGCCGAGACGGTCTGA
- the disA gene encoding DNA integrity scanning diadenylate cyclase DisA produces the protein MAANDRAAAPGKSGGSSGADGLMRASLSAVAPGTALRDGLERILRGNTGGLIVLGSDKTVEAMCTGGFVLDVEFTATRLRELCKLDGGIVLDKDITKILRAGVQLVPDPTIPTEETGTRHRTADRVSKQVGFPVVSVSQSMRLIALYVDGQRRVLEDSAAILSRANQALATLERYKLRLDEVAGTLSALEIEDLVTVRDVSAVAQRLEMVRRIATEIAEYVVELGTDGRLLALQLDELIAGVEPERELVVRDYVPEPTAKRSRTVDEALSELDALSHAELLELPTVARALGYTGSPEALDSAVSPRGFRLLAKVPRLPGAIIDRLVEHFGGLQKLLAASVDDLQTVDGVGEARARSVREGLSRLAESSILERYV, from the coding sequence GTGGCAGCCAACGACCGGGCAGCAGCTCCCGGAAAGTCCGGTGGGAGCTCCGGTGCCGATGGCCTGATGCGCGCCTCACTGAGCGCCGTGGCACCCGGCACGGCGCTGCGCGACGGGCTTGAGCGGATTCTCCGCGGCAACACGGGCGGACTCATCGTGCTCGGCTCCGACAAGACCGTCGAAGCGATGTGTACGGGCGGATTCGTCCTGGATGTCGAGTTCACCGCGACCCGCCTGCGCGAACTGTGCAAGCTCGACGGCGGCATCGTGCTCGACAAGGACATCACCAAGATCCTGCGGGCAGGCGTGCAGCTGGTGCCCGACCCGACGATCCCGACGGAGGAGACGGGCACGCGGCACCGCACCGCGGACCGGGTGAGCAAGCAGGTCGGCTTCCCGGTGGTGTCCGTCTCCCAGTCGATGCGCCTGATCGCCCTGTACGTCGACGGTCAGCGCCGCGTCCTGGAGGACTCCGCCGCGATCCTCTCCCGCGCCAACCAGGCCCTCGCGACCCTGGAGCGCTACAAGCTCCGCCTCGACGAGGTCGCGGGCACGCTGTCGGCGCTGGAGATCGAGGACCTGGTCACCGTCCGGGACGTCTCGGCGGTCGCCCAGCGCCTGGAGATGGTGCGGCGCATCGCCACCGAGATCGCCGAGTACGTGGTCGAGCTGGGTACCGACGGGCGTCTTCTCGCGCTCCAGCTGGACGAGTTGATCGCGGGCGTCGAGCCCGAGCGCGAGCTCGTCGTACGGGACTACGTGCCCGAGCCGACCGCCAAGCGCTCCCGCACGGTCGACGAGGCGCTCTCCGAGCTGGACGCGCTCAGCCACGCGGAGCTCCTCGAACTCCCCACCGTGGCACGGGCGTTGGGCTACACAGGCTCTCCCGAGGCCCTCGATTCGGCCGTCTCCCCGCGCGGCTTCCGCCTCCTCGCCAAGGTGCCCCGGCTGCCCGGCGCGATCATCGACCGGCTCGTGGAGCACTTCGGGGGGCTGCAGAAGCTGCTCGCCGCGAGCGTGGACGACCTGCAGACGGTCGATGGGGTGGGCGAGGCGCGGGCGCGCAGCGTCCGCGAGGGGCTCTCGCGGCTGGCGGAGTCGTCGATTCTGGAGCGGTACGTCTAA
- the radA gene encoding DNA repair protein RadA has translation MAARTKTAKDRPSYRCTECGWQTAKWLGRCPECQAWGTVEEYGTPAVRTTTPGRVTTSAVPIGQVDGRQATARTTGVPELDRVLGGGLVPGAVVLVAGEPGVGKSTLLLDVAAKSASDEHRTLYVTGEESASQVRLRADRIKAIDDHLYLAAETDLAAVLGHLDAVKPSLLILDSVQTVASPEIDGAPGGMAQVREVAGALIRASKERGMSTLLVGHVTKDGAIAGPRLLEHLVDVVLHFEGDRHARLRLVRGVKNRYGTTDEVGCFELHDEGITGLTDPSGLFLTRRAEPVPGTCLTVTLEGRRPLVAEVQALTVDSQIPSPRRTTSGLETSRVSMMLAVLEQRGRITALGKRDIYSATVGGVKLSEPAADLAIALALASAASDTPLPKNLVAIGEVGLAGEVRRVTGVQRRLAEAHRLGFTHALVPTDPGKIPPGMKVLEVADMGDALRVLPRSRRREAPREVEDRR, from the coding sequence ATGGCTGCCCGTACGAAAACCGCGAAGGACCGACCGTCCTACCGCTGCACAGAGTGCGGCTGGCAGACGGCAAAGTGGCTCGGCCGCTGCCCCGAGTGCCAGGCATGGGGGACGGTCGAGGAGTACGGCACGCCCGCGGTACGGACGACGACGCCCGGCCGCGTCACGACGTCCGCGGTGCCCATCGGCCAGGTCGACGGCCGCCAGGCCACGGCGCGCACGACCGGCGTGCCCGAGCTGGACCGCGTCCTGGGCGGCGGCCTGGTCCCCGGTGCGGTGGTCCTCGTCGCGGGCGAGCCCGGCGTCGGCAAGTCCACGCTCCTCCTCGACGTGGCGGCGAAGTCGGCGAGCGACGAGCACCGCACGTTGTACGTGACGGGTGAGGAGTCGGCGAGCCAGGTCCGGCTCCGAGCCGACCGCATCAAGGCGATCGACGACCACCTCTATCTCGCCGCGGAAACCGATCTGGCCGCCGTCCTCGGCCACTTGGACGCGGTGAAGCCGTCCCTGCTGATCCTGGACTCGGTCCAGACGGTGGCCTCCCCGGAGATCGACGGCGCACCCGGCGGCATGGCGCAGGTCCGCGAGGTGGCGGGCGCCCTGATCCGCGCGTCCAAGGAGCGCGGCATGTCCACGCTCCTTGTGGGCCACGTCACCAAGGACGGCGCGATCGCGGGCCCGCGGCTCCTCGAACACCTCGTGGACGTCGTCCTGCACTTCGAGGGCGACCGGCACGCACGCCTCAGGCTCGTACGAGGGGTCAAGAACCGTTACGGGACGACGGACGAGGTCGGCTGCTTCGAGCTGCACGACGAGGGCATCACGGGCCTGACCGACCCGAGCGGTCTGTTCCTGACCCGCCGTGCCGAGCCGGTCCCCGGCACCTGCCTGACCGTCACGCTGGAGGGCCGCCGCCCGCTGGTCGCCGAAGTCCAGGCACTCACCGTCGACTCGCAGATCCCCTCCCCCCGCCGCACCACCTCCGGTCTGGAGACCTCCCGCGTCTCGATGATGCTGGCCGTTCTGGAGCAGCGGGGCAGGATCACAGCCCTCGGGAAACGGGACATCTACTCGGCGACGGTCGGCGGCGTGAAGCTCTCCGAGCCCGCCGCGGACCTCGCGATCGCGCTCGCGCTCGCGTCCGCGGCGAGTGACACCCCGCTCCCCAAGAACCTCGTGGCGATCGGCGAAGTGGGGCTCGCGGGCGAGGTCAGACGGGTCACGGGCGTCCAGCGCCGGCTCGCCGAAGCGCACCGCCTGGGCTTCACGCACGCCCTCGTACCGACCGACCCGGGCAAGATCCCTCCCGGTATGAAGGTCCTGGAAGTCGCGGACATGGGCGACGCGCTGCGAGTCCTTCCGCGCTCCCGTCGCAGAGAGGCCCCACGGGAGGTCGAGGACCGCCGGTAG
- a CDS encoding helix-turn-helix transcriptional regulator translates to MRQLRLAKDAMDRDWAEPGLDLDAVAAHAGYSRYHFIRAFKAAYGETPGQYLTHRRIDRAEDLLRTANLSVTEICNLVGFSSLGTFSARFKAWTGLTPSEYRAKHVGRGAALIPGCYAMLWAGGFRPGPGARERNSEEAP, encoded by the coding sequence ATGCGGCAGCTGCGGCTTGCCAAGGACGCGATGGATCGGGACTGGGCCGAGCCCGGGCTCGATCTCGACGCGGTGGCCGCGCATGCTGGTTACTCGCGCTATCACTTCATACGGGCCTTCAAGGCGGCGTACGGCGAGACGCCGGGCCAGTATCTGACCCACCGTCGTATCGACCGGGCCGAAGACCTGCTGCGGACCGCGAACCTCTCGGTGACCGAGATCTGCAACCTGGTCGGCTTCAGCAGCCTCGGTACGTTCTCGGCGCGCTTCAAGGCATGGACCGGGCTGACTCCGAGCGAGTACCGGGCGAAGCATGTGGGGCGGGGGGCCGCACTCATACCCGGGTGTTACGCGATGCTCTGGGCCGGCGGCTTCAGGCCGGGGCCAGGTGCGCGAGAGCGCAATTCCGAAGAAGCACCGTGA